A DNA window from Argiope bruennichi chromosome X2, qqArgBrue1.1, whole genome shotgun sequence contains the following coding sequences:
- the LOC129959801 gene encoding uncharacterized protein LOC129959801: MQLGDRKPSDLLVEMRNKAGNKISEEVLKSLFLQRLSSHMQQILAITNDKLEWLAEMADGIMAAATDTISIQAVSSEEASMQATLMEISSRLSRLEARSRSRSRESGRRFRQRETNREEGNLSHCWYHQRFMRITQQCRPPCSFSAEN, encoded by the coding sequence ATGCAGCTCGGGGATAGAAAACCTTCCGACTTGTTGGTAGAAATGAGGAATAAGGCCGGCAATAAGATCAGCGAAGAGGTATTGAAGTCCTTGTTTCTGCAACGGCTGTCTAGCCACATGCAGCAGATCTTGGCTATCACCAACGATAAATTGGAGTGGTTAGCGGAGATGGCCGACGGAATCATGGCAGCAGCAACCGATACTATTTCGATTCAGGCTGTGTCATCAGAGGAAGCATCCATGCAAGCCACTCTGATGGAGATTTCATCCCGCCTATCTCGCCTAGAGGCACGTTCTAGGTCCCGTTCCCGAGAATCTGGTAGACGATTTCGCCAGAGAGAGACTAACAGAGAAGAGGGAAATCTTTCTCACTGCTGGTATCACCAGCGTTTCATGCGTATAACTCAGCAGTGCAGACCACCTTGCTCTTTCTCGGCGGAAAACTAA